TCTGAATCACAGAACGTGTTACAATATAAATGTACCCTAATAACAATCAGACATATTCTCACCTGTAACTTAACACACTACAGCTTTACAGACGAAAATACAAACATCTATGCCAGGTTTAATTTACTCGCTCAAATggtaaaaacaaaaactcattCCTTGTAAACGCGGGAGAACCCCAATTATATGCTAAGCCACAACGTGACAGACAATCACTCGATGATAGAATTGTGATGATTGCATTAGCGTTGTGTTAGCCAGATTATCGTGGTATATATAGTTTAGCACTCTTTTCTTGGATACTGTATTGAGCTTCCAAAGTCTCTATTGAGCTTTTGCAAGACTTCTTGATGGGCCATGCAACAATTTCACAAATCCAAGGAAGCTTAACTTCCCATCAGTGTGCCGAATCCAATCATGAAGAACAGCATGAACAGGGATAGATGGACCAAGCCCAAGCTCCTGAATATTTCAGTTCAAACCATAAACATcatataaaagaaaagaaaagaaaagtaaagaaaaagaaactagTTTCTTGCAATATACCTAAAACAATATCGACCTTTACTAGTTTTTCTTTCTAGGCATTATGTAAATGTAGCTAGAATAGTATATTATGGGGAATAAAGAAACTTGTATATTGATGTCAAAATGCAGTACCATGAAAATTTTAACAGGTagatatcatcatcatcattataataataataataaccatgATAATATTATTAGCATGATGTTTTCCAGCATGTATAACCTATTATCATAGTCAAATCTAACATACCGAAGCTAATTCATCAATGACTATGGCCTTGTTTCCATCCTTTTCAAACAGATCATAGGCACAACGTGCACGCTTCTCCCAGTGGTCAATTGCTTCAAGTTGATGAACACTGAGTGCAGCTGCGCAAAACTCATCAAAATCCATCCTTCTATATTGCAATGCATTAAGCTGCCACACAGATTATTTGCATCAACAATAACCATTGTGTCCACAAAATTCCATTTCAATAATTTGTAAAGGTATTCTACAGTTAAATCACAGCACTTACTGATCCCAGAAAGTCAGCAATGCGTGACTCCTTCATAGCATCTGTTGCATTTACCATAAAGGCCTGACCAATTCAAACTAGTGAGATGATAACCACTTTCCTCTTAATAACATACATAAAAAGAATATGAAACAAAACCAACCGCTTTTATATTTTCCAAGCTTATGGTGCCATATTTGTTAGGCTCTAAAAGTGCAAACTGCTCCTTCAAGTAATGTAGTTCATCTACAGTTAATGTCTTCGATAGAGCCTGTCCAATGACCATGGAAATAACACTTTAATAAGTTATTGAGAAGCACATAGAGTGTTATAAACCAAAAGAATAAAGGCAAAAGGAACAAACAAAATAGCAGAAAGAATCACTCATGCCTAATGATTTGAAAGGAAACAATGCATAGGTAAAACATTTGTTACGTCTTTAACTTAAAACTTCCAAAAATATTTCATCTTTAGAAAGAATTGAGTCTGCCAAGTCGGAAAATTAAACACCAAAAAGTTTGGCAATGCCGCTACTACTCGGTATGTGGACAACAATCAACTTTAGCTACAATTTGAACATTAACTTTAACATAAACATATAGATAAGTAGTAAACTTAATCATATTATTAGAGGAAGAGTAGCAGTAGTGAAAATCAAACCCATAGAGTAATAGGACATACATTTCTACACAGGCTCATTTCGGATCAAAAACAGGTTTTTAAAAGCAGGCAAGGTTTTATATAAAGAGACACACCCTTAAAGCAGCTTTTCGTAGAGATGAAGAACGCATGTATGCCTTCATGTGCTTGAATATTAAAATATCCAAAGGTACTTTTGCATCCTTGTGGTTTTTAATCCATGGATGACCTGCACTACACAATTGTGAGTAATAATGTCAATATATAAGAATAAGAACCGGCAATAGAAACTCACTTAATGCCTGTGCTGCACTCATTCTTTTCCTTGGATCTTTATTTAGTAATCGCTTAACAAAATCCCTTGCCTCATCTGAGAGAGAAGGCCAAGGAGGTTCGTCAAAACTTGGATCAGCTTTCAATACAGTACGAAAGATACCAGACTCAGTCCGAGCCCAAAACGGACGGCTGccacataataaaatatatgcaatCACTCCAATACTCCAGACATCAGCCTCTGTACTATAAGCTCTATGTAGAACTTCAGGAGCCACATAGTATGCACTACCAACAATATCATTGAGCTTTTCATCTATAAAGCACAATGAAAAGTCAAAAGACAAAGCATGTACAAGATAATAAATGGCATGCAAGGAATCCAAGCATACCTAGTTTAACAAAATCCGACAGCCCAAAGTCTATGGCCTTCAGTTCTGAGTTCTCGTCCTTGGATGCGAACAAGAAGTTCTGATCCAAAAATTAGCCATAATTAGAAATTCGAAGTTAATACCTGGTAGGAATTCAGAGAAAAGTCCCACATACTTGCAAACAAAATCATGACTATCGTATATAGCCATATTCTACTACCCCTCCCCCCCAACCCCcaaggattaaaaaaaaatagtcacaTAAAAGGAAAGGGTCTTTTCAAAATGCAAAAGCTACTTCAACTCGTACATCCAAATATCATATTACTTAAGCTGAGCTCAATATTTTGATgtacaaaattacaaataaaaaaaaaagtaatattaaaaaCTGCAAATATATTTGACCTCTGGTTTAAGATCACGATGCACAACACCCTGTAGATGGCAAAATGCAGCAGCATTCAGTATTTGTCTCAGAATGGCTTTTGCATCTTCCTCTGTGTATTTCCCACCTCTGAAATAGCACAGAACTAACATAAAGCCGTCAAACACAATGTTTTGCCTCTTTCATTCACTTCCATTCATTCaaaaataacttaatttttaaacaaaaggtTTATAATCtcaaaactaacaaaataaatacCTTGATAATATTCTGTCCAACAACTCTCCACCTTCGCACAATCTGGGAGGATGAACAAGAGTTTAAGAAAGActgtttattatttgtaaagattTGTTACAATTAAATTGTTCTTACTTAATTATCCAATAAGATAGGATAAAATATATCGGTTTTTTAGATTAagtaaaatcatcataaaagaTGAATAACAGCATTCAACGAAAATGAGAAACATAATTAAAGCTTACTCCATTACTATATAGACATTATCATGATCTTCATAAGCCTCATAAAATCGTACTACATTCTTGTGTCCATTCAAAGCTCTCAAAATTTTCACTTCCCTTCTCACATCCTCAATAGCAATAGCAGTAGTCATCTacaatttaaaacattaaaatgaaAACACAATTCGGCCCAGTTTGGATAAATAGCTTAAATAACCACTAATAGTATAAGCTTTTAAAATATAGTAAGTGCTTAAATATGggctatttctataacaaaatattaaataaagttaAACTAATTTCATATAAGCtaagttattttcaaaaactatcaTGGACAGCATATGAAAATTAGCTTAAAATAGTTTATCGATATGTCATAAGTTGTTACCGTAAGATCTTTCAAAGAGTCTCGTCAAGGTTTATATAAGCAAATaagctcaaataagtcaattcaaAGAGACTGAAATGATATACATTCAAAGAGTGATCCATTTTGCATgtgaatatattattagaaacCTTGGCTTTAGGAATCACTTTCACAGCAACTTGTTGGCCTTTAAGATCTCCTTTCTTCAATTTAGCTTCACAAGTGTAACCAAAATGGCCTCTCCCAACCTCATCTCCAACATCATATTTATTTCCAAAATGCTTGGAGAATCCGAAGTTCTTGTCAAGAGCAGCCACCGGCTCCGCTTCAGCGCCTTCCGGTATCGAAGCTTCATTAGGCTTCACGGAGCCATGCCTCCGAGCCAAAAGAGATCTTATATGCTTCGCCGGAGACGGAGGAGGAAACGGCTTCTTGAAAAATTTCCTCGCCGGAGACATCTTGGAGAAAAAATTGTGCGCCGGACTAGGACTGTAGAACGGGAAAAACGGAGATCTGTTACCGTTTTCGGTTTCGTTAGGGTTTTGGCCATTGACGGAGTTAGTTAGAGGTTGGGAAGTGACGGAGTTTGGTTGAGGAAGTTCAGTGTTGAATTTGCGAGAGGAGTGAGTGGGATTTGAAGAGGGTTTCGAAGTGCAAAGACCCATTGGGTTTGATTTAATTGAATTGTTGTTTGTTCTTTCTTAAGGGTGGTGAATTAAAGAGTGAAAGTCAAATAAATGAAGCATTTCATGCAATTGttataattgtaattgtaatgtGAGTACAAAATTTTGGATGAGGTTGAATTGAAAAGTTGTTGGAGTTGAAATGGAAAATGGGATTTTGGTTAGTGAGAAATGAATGAAGTGAGGTTGGTTAGGTTCGTTGATCACGGAGAGTGTGCTTATAAAATGGTGGGGACTAAGAAGGTGATGAATGAAGAAAGGAACAGAGAAAAGTTTAATAGACTTgtgaaaacaaacaaacaaatcaaaTGACGAGCGTGTCGGTTTTTGTTGGCAATTGATTTcggtgatttttttattttggataagatttgatttattgCTTAAGGCAATAAAATAAggaataaatagagatagatgGTACCACAAGTAATTAAGTTAAACAATTAAGAGTTTATTGAAAGTTGAAACCGTCCATGATTTTTGGACTTTGATTTGTGTTGCTTAGACTTGTTTATCTTAAGATAAGTGATACTCACCTCCTTTAAGccaaattcaattattaaaatatgtataaaatttcAAGAGTCACAAATGTCTTCTTTtagaagaaaatattaatagtcatttttttttatgattaaatcaaatattaattcaaattatattaattcgataaaactaaaaataaataaatacttttttttaatgaatagatatattaatttagtcattgttttatttcataaatcaTGTATAATTTCATGTGCAAGTTGTAGATAatgtttaataattaaattatacggtggtattttaagtttttaaatgttCAAATATAAGTATCTTATGGACTTACTTTAATTATATTGTCTAAATCATCTATAATTACTATTATATCCAACCTCTTTTCAACGaggttatttttttatttgtctttcGTGTTAAAATGATTATTCTAATGCTTTAATCCAAATATAATAGAAGTAGACTTATCTTTATCTTTCTATGTATTAGATGTTATTCTAGTCAacgtaattaatttaattattaattttcatttaatgGAAATTTGGTTATTCTAATTtcaatttgattaaatataatgaaGTCAACATGttcttgattgatttaattcaaattgtGAGAAAATTATACAATTAACAAATCAAACTAAATATCTTTTCTTCAATTATTTTCTTCGCCAAAAAATAAACCAAATCAATATATTACATACCTTCTAAATTTATTAGGATTCTCAATCTAATTCACTTCCTCTTAAcggttaaatttaatttatcaattagaattttaaaatttaaaattcaaattctttCTTAAAACTCGCCACTATATTCTTAATAACCATgcggattttttttcttcttgtgtGGGTATTGAATGAATCACACTTGTGGTATAAATGACAAACAGAAGAATCCATTCACTCGTTCGAACTGCCGCTTTCAAAATTTCAGGAtacaaatatcattttaattcaaaatatttaataatagcatatgaaaataatttggtggattaatccaaattggTCCCCGTGCACCCTTCATTCATTCGCTATCATTGTTGTTTTTCTCATTATATCGTTATTATGTTTTCTGTTTTATTCCCTCTGTTTCGAATTGAAACTTTTTCTGAAGTCTCAAAACATATTAATTGTGTATTCTTCTTGCTATCCACTCACTAGTCACTACGCCATCAACATTATTCAGCTCCCCACACATACATTTCGAACCTTTGTGTTCAAATAATGCTGCTTAATTTCTTGATTCGCATTGATCATTTTTGCAgaatataaattacaactatAATTAAGAGGTTGATTGCAAATTAAGTAACACTATCGTCATCAATTgattctaattaatttttttcttcttcttttagcGGTTTAAGTTTGACAAGTTATCTTAACTTTGATCATAACCTTGGCAATTTTGGGACCGgaaattaattaacatttgttaAGAATGTAGTATATTTATTCATTCACTCATATGTACTACAAATAATAGTATGAATTTAATAGTTTCATCCAGTCGTAAAAAGATAGACATTTAATCTCTTgtagatttaatttttatttatgtcaatcaaaatatatttttaagtactcactaaatttaaagattttttctatcttaaatccaatattatttcttcactttaaatttatgttaaaaaaagtgTATTAGTGATAGTTTACTAGTAGGACCACTATTTGACaactaaataaatttagaaccgttttaatgtgtttttgtttgtttgtataTAGAGTATAGTTAAAGTTGAACaaaataaagaatttaaatttataacctCAAACTCAAACTATAGTTCAAATCTCAAACATTTTTCTAATAATGATAATCTCTTTTCCCTAATTAATTGTCTTAGAATAAAATCTTAAAGTGGGACTAACTTAAAAAATGAttgctatatatatattgtgaacCATGTTTATAGCTAAAATCCTGTCCATTATGATAGTTAGTTGCTGCACTTGATTTCTTGTTTGACTTCCGTTTTATATTGATGATGCTGATTTTGATAATGATTTGCGCAACGACTTTTGCGCCAAATTCGTAGGTATGCATCCACGGTAGCTCAagcctttatttattttttactcttaCGG
This region of Cicer arietinum cultivar CDC Frontier isolate Library 1 chromosome 8, Cicar.CDCFrontier_v2.0, whole genome shotgun sequence genomic DNA includes:
- the LOC101501872 gene encoding CDPK-related kinase 5-like isoform X2 — protein: MGLCTSKPSSNPTHSSRKFNTELPQPNSVTSQPLTNSVNGQNPNETENGNRSPFFPFYSPSPAHNFFSKMSPARKFFKKPFPPPSPAKHIRSLLARRHGSVKPNEASIPEGAEAEPVAALDKNFGFSKHFGNKYDVGDEVGRGHFGYTCEAKLKKGDLKGQQVAVKVIPKAKMTTAIAIEDVRREVKILRALNGHKNVVRFYEAYEDHDNVYIVMELCEGGELLDRILSRGGKYTEEDAKAILRQILNAAAFCHLQGVVHRDLKPENFLFASKDENSELKAIDFGLSDFVKLDEKLNDIVGSAYYVAPEVLHRAYSTEADVWSIGVIAYILLCGSRPFWARTESGIFRTVLKADPSFDEPPWPSLSDEARDFVKRLLNKDPRKRMSAAQALSHPWIKNHKDAKVPLDILIFKHMKAYMRSSSLRKAALRALSKTLTVDELHYLKEQFALLEPNKYGTISLENIKAAFMVNATDAMKESRIADFLGSLNALQYRRMDFDEFCAAALSVHQLEAIDHWEKRARCAYDLFEKDGNKAIVIDELASELGLGPSIPVHAVLHDWIRHTDGKLSFLGFVKLLHGPSRSLAKAQ
- the LOC101501872 gene encoding CDPK-related kinase 5-like isoform X1 produces the protein MGLCTSKPSSNPTHSSRKFNTELPQPNSVTSQPLTNSVNGQNPNETENGNRSPFFPFYSPSPAHNFFSKMSPARKFFKKPFPPPSPAKHIRSLLARRHGSVKPNEASIPEGAEAEPVAALDKNFGFSKHFGNKYDVGDEVGRGHFGYTCEAKLKKGDLKGQQVAVKVIPKAKVSNNIFTCKMDHSLNMTTAIAIEDVRREVKILRALNGHKNVVRFYEAYEDHDNVYIVMELCEGGELLDRILSRGGKYTEEDAKAILRQILNAAAFCHLQGVVHRDLKPENFLFASKDENSELKAIDFGLSDFVKLDEKLNDIVGSAYYVAPEVLHRAYSTEADVWSIGVIAYILLCGSRPFWARTESGIFRTVLKADPSFDEPPWPSLSDEARDFVKRLLNKDPRKRMSAAQALSHPWIKNHKDAKVPLDILIFKHMKAYMRSSSLRKAALRALSKTLTVDELHYLKEQFALLEPNKYGTISLENIKAAFMVNATDAMKESRIADFLGSLNALQYRRMDFDEFCAAALSVHQLEAIDHWEKRARCAYDLFEKDGNKAIVIDELASELGLGPSIPVHAVLHDWIRHTDGKLSFLGFVKLLHGPSRSLAKAQ